Sequence from the Colletotrichum higginsianum IMI 349063 chromosome 6, whole genome shotgun sequence genome:
CCATAGCCTCACACAGCAATTCACCTTCACCTCTCTCACCTCCCATCATCTCTGAGCCCAACCCGCATCTGCCCCTTTCCGCCCCGGTTCGCCCTGAAGTAAAACGGCACAAACACGAGCTCCCGCCtgaccccctccccacccctTTGTAAATCCTCCGGCGACCTCTCCCACCCGACCGTCCTCAGCGCGACATACCCCTCCCCGTCGCCCCCTCCGTCGGCGCTCCTCCACTCCTCCCGAACCGCCTCACCCCCCCTCAAGCCGACGTCCTTGAAGTGGTTTCCCTCCCAGCCGtggtcggcgtcctcgacgcaGTACACGACCGGCCCGCGCACGAGGGCCAGCGTCCTCTGGCCCGTGTACGGGTGCGGCGCGACGAGCCGCGGCGCAAAGCCGCCTACGTCcagcgagaagacggcgtgGGCCGTCGTGTACGCCGCGCCCAGCCGCAGATACCCGCCCTCCAGCGCGGTCGTCCCGGGAGCCGCCGCGGGCGTGAGCACGAATGCGCCCTCGGCCCAGGCCGGGATGCGCAGCCGGATCGTCgtctcgagcgcctcggcgccccCGAGCTCGAACTGCACGTTGCCCTCCCACGGCCAGTTGGACTTCTGCGACAGCGTCACCTCGGCTCCGCCCGCGGCGAATTTCACCTCGGCGTTCGTGTACAGGTGCACGTTCACCCatgcctcgtcctcgccgccgccgccgtagtCCCAGAGGTACCCGCCCAGGCTGCCAAACAGACGCGTCACGTTGGGCGGGCAGCACGCGCACCAGAACCAGTCTTCCCTCCCGCTCGGCGCGCCCTCGCAGCTCGCGAGCGGGTTCTCATATGTAAAGGCCCGCCCGTCGAGGCTCATGGCCGTCATGACGTTGTTGTACAGGCACAGCTCCATGACGTCCGCGTACCGCCCGTCCAGCTCCGGGTCCGCGTGCAGCAGCCGCTCGGCGAGCATCATGACGCCTACCGACGCGCACGTCTCGGCATAGCCcccgccctcgtccgcgcCCTGCGGCAGGAAGTAGTCGATGCCGAACCCTTCCCACTGCGCCatggcgccgatgccgcctGTAAGGTACATTTTCTTATCCACCATGTTGGACCAGAGACGGCGGAGTGCCGCGAGCCAGtccggggcggcggccagcggctgggccggcgccgaggggcTGCCTGTGCGGGAGAGATTcagcaggtcggcggcggcggtgaggaGGTACATGGCGCGGACGGCGTGGCCCTCGATGGTGGGCTGGTCAAGGATGGGCGCGTGGGCCTGGCAGTACCAATAGGAGCGGTCCATGGGGAACGAGTTGGGCCGCTTCCAGCGCGGCTCGCCGCGCCGCTCCATCTCCCAGTCATAAAAGTGCTGGCCGTCCTGGCCCGTGGGGTTTCCGCGCTcctcgaggaagaagcgTGCGAGGTCGTACGCGTCCCGGGAGCCCGTCACCGAGTAGAACCGGAGAAGTGCGAGTTCGATCTCGGGGTGTCCCGGGTAGGCGCGCAGCTGGCCGTCTCCGGTACCGAAGCGATGGCGGATGTGGGCTATGTACTTCTCGATGGGCTCCATGAGGAGGTCGTTTCTGTAATACTGCGTGTGCGCAAGGGCAGCTTCGATCAGATGGCCGGCGTTGTACCTACAGAGACGTGAGCCACAATGCGCCGCGTTGGAATAACCCGGACGGGAACCGACATCTCGTGCATATCGCGAATGTTAGTCCACCGCTTCcccggctcgacgacggagaaATGGATGTTAAGGTAGCCGTCCGCGTGCTGCGCGCCGCGGATCATGGCGACCAGCTCCCgtacggcggcgtcgacctcgacgtcgtaCTCGTCGGCCAGGAAGTAGCAGGCGCCCTCGATCCACTTGGCGACGTCGCTGTCCCAGAACAGGTGCAGGGGCGCGGGCCAACGCGACTTGTCATCATAGATAGGGTGCCATCCCAGCTTGAAGCAGTCGTACTGGCCGTTGGCGCGGAGCTGGTCGAGCTGGGCGCGGATGGTAGTGCGGGAGatggtgcggcggcgggcggagAGGAGCGAGGGGCCCGTGAAGGTCGTCTGCCGGAATGTGATCTGAGGGTTGGACATTCTGTCACTGTAAGAATGTTTTATTTGGTGAAGATGTGACGGATGGCAACAGATGTTTCTTGGTAAGGGTTCCTGAGAGACTATgggggacgagggcgacctCGGAATATGAGGAGACCTTGCTATCGCGGGGTGGGAGCGATGGCTATGATGAGC
This genomic interval carries:
- a CDS encoding Duf1680 domain protein, translating into MSNPQITFRQTTFTGPSLLSARRRTISRTTIRAQLDQLRANGQYDCFKLGWHPIYDDKSRWPAPLHLFWDSDVAKWIEGACYFLADEYDVEVDAAVRELVAMIRGAQHADGYLNIHFSVVEPGKRWTNIRDMHEMYNAGHLIEAALAHTQYYRNDLLMEPIEKYIAHIRHRFGTGDGQLRAYPGHPEIELALLRFYSVTGSRDAYDLARFFLEERGNPTGQDGQHFYDWEMERRGEPRWKRPNSFPMDRSYWYCQAHAPILDQPTIEGHAVRAMYLLTAAADLLNLSRTGSPSAPAQPLAAAPDWLAALRRLWSNMVDKKMYLTGGIGAMAQWEGFGIDYFLPQGADEGGGYAETCASVGVMMLAERLLHADPELDGRYADVMELCLYNNVMTAMSLDGRAFTYENPLASCEGAPSGREDWFWCACCPPNVTRLFGSLGGYLWDYGGGGEDEAWVNVHLYTNAEVKFAAGGAEVTLSQKSNWPWEGNVQFELGGAEALETTIRLRIPAWAEGAFVLTPAAAPGTTALEGGYLRLGAAYTTAHAVFSLDVGGFAPRLVAPHPYTGQRTLALVRGPVVYCVEDADHGWEGNHFKDVGLRGGEAVREEWRSADGGGDGEGRSRCLDYKSISH